The following proteins are encoded in a genomic region of Nitratireductor sp. GISD-1A_MAKvit:
- a CDS encoding DUF262 domain-containing protein, whose protein sequence is MPIKPTQLGVKFLFEQNHTFAVPKYQRGYAWDEDAIDDFIEDLSRCLKVREAGSEKSHFFGGVVTVRMPVASSNRSNYEVIDGQQRLASFVMFVAAIVRGMRGIVGDLAKKGNLSAEEKKAKKFLEDTIETLRTTYLIYRDEIDLEYVEVPKLKLSGADDEFFQNIIGEKKAVSKRASHERIQAAWDRLVGFVEDDLLKSGSPWEKAKRLQLLVNSVLAADCSVIFMCSETRSEAYQIFQVLNDRGVHLTDGDLLRASTLELLDSKGLASIQNKLAERWDSVLAYAPGDIDSYLRWYYSSHEGKRPKSSNLAEQFLEYRFKCKDKSSATKAEAQAVLEEVERIDTEFATLQTLGDGEWPYEDHSKVVSWDRERLRMLVVHLKHTNAMPLLLSLKNLEPKKFAEAIAALERFIFRFRTIGNAHITPMTEIYLRHAKKIRGDANYAIKELRKDLQELIDKAVPDSVFEANLSEVRYSPRSGNGHIRYLLITLEDYAQWYEGGANGVPKCKDKTRVFDFSNTTLEHVYPRSAKGSEKVEDLEKNKHALGNLTIFGPNDNDAAANKSFAEKRPVLQASNLKLNRDIGAHADWTADRVEQRTQSLVNMALKVFVP, encoded by the coding sequence ATGCCAATCAAACCTACCCAACTGGGGGTCAAGTTTCTCTTTGAGCAAAACCATACGTTTGCCGTGCCCAAGTACCAGCGCGGATATGCTTGGGATGAAGACGCCATAGATGATTTTATCGAGGACTTATCGCGGTGCTTGAAGGTACGCGAGGCAGGTTCGGAGAAAAGCCACTTCTTTGGCGGTGTCGTTACGGTTCGCATGCCCGTCGCCAGCTCCAATCGCTCGAATTACGAAGTCATCGATGGCCAGCAGCGGCTGGCTTCCTTCGTAATGTTCGTCGCGGCGATTGTTCGCGGTATGCGGGGTATCGTCGGGGACCTGGCCAAAAAAGGAAACCTATCGGCGGAGGAGAAGAAGGCGAAGAAATTTCTCGAAGATACGATCGAGACGCTGCGGACCACATACCTGATCTACCGCGACGAGATTGATCTGGAATATGTCGAGGTCCCCAAACTCAAGCTTTCGGGCGCGGATGATGAGTTCTTCCAGAACATCATTGGAGAGAAGAAGGCCGTTTCGAAGAGGGCTTCACATGAGCGTATCCAGGCCGCCTGGGACCGGCTGGTCGGGTTCGTGGAGGACGATCTACTCAAGAGCGGTTCCCCTTGGGAAAAAGCGAAGCGGTTGCAGCTTCTTGTGAACAGCGTGCTGGCCGCCGATTGCAGCGTGATTTTCATGTGCTCGGAGACGCGCAGCGAGGCCTACCAGATTTTCCAGGTGTTGAATGACCGCGGGGTCCATCTCACTGACGGTGATTTGCTGCGGGCGAGCACTTTGGAATTGCTGGACAGCAAGGGATTGGCATCAATCCAGAACAAGCTCGCTGAACGGTGGGACAGCGTGCTGGCCTATGCGCCGGGCGATATCGACAGCTACCTGCGCTGGTATTACTCTTCCCATGAAGGCAAGCGCCCGAAATCCTCCAACCTCGCCGAACAGTTCCTCGAATACCGCTTCAAGTGCAAGGACAAGTCATCGGCAACCAAAGCCGAAGCACAGGCCGTGCTCGAAGAGGTCGAGAGGATAGATACCGAGTTTGCGACGCTGCAAACGCTTGGTGACGGCGAGTGGCCCTATGAAGACCATAGCAAGGTGGTGAGCTGGGACCGGGAGCGTCTTCGGATGCTGGTGGTCCACCTGAAGCACACCAACGCCATGCCGCTGCTGCTATCGCTGAAAAATCTGGAGCCGAAGAAGTTTGCCGAGGCCATAGCAGCGCTGGAGCGGTTCATTTTCCGGTTCAGGACAATTGGCAACGCCCACATCACCCCGATGACGGAGATTTATCTGCGTCATGCGAAGAAAATACGGGGAGATGCGAATTACGCGATCAAAGAGCTTCGCAAAGATCTACAGGAGCTGATCGACAAAGCGGTGCCGGACAGTGTTTTCGAAGCCAATCTTTCCGAAGTCAGGTACTCGCCGAGAAGCGGAAACGGCCATATCCGCTATCTCCTCATTACGCTTGAGGACTATGCCCAATGGTATGAGGGAGGGGCGAACGGCGTACCCAAATGCAAGGATAAAACCCGCGTATTCGACTTTTCCAACACGACTCTTGAACATGTCTACCCGCGCTCGGCCAAGGGAAGCGAGAAGGTCGAGGATCTCGAGAAGAACAAGCACGCGCTGGGGAATTTGACGATTTTCGGCCCCAACGACAATGATGCGGCTGCCAACAAGTCCTTCGCGGAGAAGCGCCCTGTCCTGCAAGCCTCAAATCTGAAGCTGAACCGCGATATCGGTGCGCATGCCGATTGGACGGCTGACAGGGTCGAGCAACGCACACAGTCCCTCGTGAATATGGCTTTGAAGGTTTTCGTACCGTAG
- a CDS encoding AAA family ATPase: MPAVMRILGWKAQGLRCPDHEISCADADGQPFPVSLIQMPNGTGKTTTLALLRAALSGAAISPGWDRHTIADFRKRNSDATDGYFEVRLLLNDRRATILMEFDFENGRVSYKTTHGPGRRDGFHPPSDFRRFMNENFVNFYVFDGELAQHLLDREYTDAQVVVENLFQMNAFDAMARKVSEFWDNKTQNVSATEERGLARRQNRLASLRKHLADCRREQKELQEKRADLAAQLQKKEDAYHQEIKKEDARFQALNDAETKVERLKGKVREEALDVLDRMRDPHALSSSFATSMLALKDGLDKVKLPESAAREFFEDLADAKECVCGRPIDAEIAETIRSRAARYLGTEDVALLNSMKTAIKDAVGEQSDEAEKDLNARMSNLASAMEEERDARNDRDSLRLEAEQADPAVKSARDDIENLRKQIEDVDAELEKFDSKDQTQNDERTYGIEILERRVDDAERKLAEITHTLTEKAKRDALTAIINSAHRKARTGITSELCEQANKRMSELMPHNNISIDRIEQNLILEGQEGGSVGETLSVAYAFLATLFHRSDHQLPFVVDSPAGPIDLAVRPKIGELIPNLTGQFIAFTISSERARFIAPLKRASNSDIQFVTLFRKGSEELARAAHEKGSVLETEDGLNVTGEEFFNEFQLEEEEAA, from the coding sequence ATGCCCGCCGTCATGCGCATACTGGGTTGGAAAGCCCAGGGGCTCCGGTGTCCCGATCATGAAATCAGTTGCGCTGATGCGGACGGCCAGCCCTTTCCTGTGTCCCTTATCCAGATGCCGAACGGCACCGGCAAGACGACAACGCTGGCGCTGCTGCGGGCGGCCCTGTCCGGCGCGGCGATTAGCCCCGGCTGGGACCGGCACACGATAGCCGATTTCCGGAAACGGAACAGCGACGCGACGGACGGCTATTTTGAGGTGCGCCTCCTGCTCAACGACAGGCGCGCGACCATCCTCATGGAGTTCGATTTCGAGAACGGCCGGGTCTCGTACAAGACGACACACGGCCCCGGACGGCGCGACGGGTTTCATCCGCCGTCCGATTTCCGGCGCTTCATGAATGAGAACTTCGTCAACTTCTACGTTTTTGACGGTGAGTTGGCGCAGCATCTTCTCGACCGGGAATATACGGACGCGCAGGTCGTCGTCGAGAACCTGTTCCAGATGAATGCCTTTGACGCGATGGCCCGCAAAGTCAGTGAATTCTGGGACAACAAGACGCAGAATGTCAGCGCCACCGAGGAACGGGGTCTCGCCCGCAGGCAGAACCGGCTGGCCAGCCTGAGAAAGCACCTTGCAGATTGCAGGCGCGAACAAAAGGAACTGCAGGAAAAGCGAGCCGACCTCGCAGCTCAGCTCCAGAAAAAGGAAGACGCCTATCATCAGGAAATCAAGAAAGAGGATGCCCGCTTCCAGGCCCTGAACGACGCCGAAACGAAGGTTGAACGCCTTAAGGGGAAGGTCCGCGAAGAGGCCCTAGACGTTCTGGACCGGATGCGCGATCCCCACGCCCTCTCGTCGTCATTCGCGACTTCCATGCTGGCTCTCAAGGACGGTCTCGACAAGGTTAAGCTGCCGGAGAGCGCCGCGCGTGAATTCTTCGAAGATCTCGCCGATGCCAAAGAGTGCGTTTGCGGCAGGCCTATCGATGCCGAGATTGCCGAGACGATCCGCTCACGTGCCGCCCGCTATCTCGGCACAGAAGACGTAGCCCTCCTGAACTCGATGAAGACGGCCATCAAGGATGCCGTGGGTGAACAGTCCGATGAAGCCGAAAAAGACCTGAACGCGCGGATGTCCAACTTGGCGAGCGCGATGGAAGAAGAGCGGGATGCACGCAACGACCGGGACTCCCTTCGCTTGGAAGCGGAACAAGCTGACCCGGCCGTAAAGAGCGCGCGGGATGACATTGAGAACCTGCGCAAACAGATTGAAGACGTGGATGCCGAGCTGGAGAAGTTCGACAGCAAGGATCAGACACAGAATGACGAACGTACCTACGGGATCGAGATTCTTGAACGGCGGGTGGATGACGCCGAAAGGAAACTGGCGGAAATAACGCACACCCTCACGGAGAAAGCGAAACGCGATGCGCTGACCGCCATCATCAACAGCGCCCACAGGAAGGCGCGGACGGGAATAACCTCGGAGCTGTGCGAGCAGGCCAACAAACGCATGTCCGAGCTGATGCCGCACAATAACATCTCGATTGACCGGATCGAGCAGAACCTCATCCTTGAAGGGCAGGAAGGCGGCAGCGTCGGCGAAACCCTTTCGGTAGCCTACGCCTTCCTTGCGACGCTGTTCCACCGCTCGGACCACCAGCTTCCTTTTGTGGTGGACAGCCCGGCGGGTCCCATCGATCTCGCTGTGCGCCCGAAGATCGGCGAGCTGATCCCGAATCTCACTGGCCAGTTCATCGCCTTCACGATTTCTTCCGAGCGCGCCCGGTTCATCGCGCCGCTCAAACGCGCCAGCAATTCCGATATTCAGTTCGTCACCCTGTTCCGGAAAGGCTCCGAAGAGCTGGCACGCGCCGCCCATGAAAAAGGAAGCGTTCTTGAGACGGAGGACGGGCTGAATGTGACGGGCGAGGAGTTCTTCAACGAGTTCCAGCTCGAAGAAGAGGAGGCCGCCTGA
- a CDS encoding CxC ATPase DNA modification system associated small protein, producing MTIDARITQAINEAVAEAGQPETLARRLIAWFEAVTSGNEDINDQATTARHLEVLFEGTVVQNGNGEDED from the coding sequence GTGACCATAGATGCGCGGATAACGCAGGCCATCAATGAAGCTGTCGCGGAAGCGGGCCAGCCTGAAACGCTGGCCCGGCGCTTGATCGCGTGGTTCGAGGCCGTGACATCGGGCAACGAAGATATCAACGACCAGGCGACGACCGCCCGGCATCTGGAAGTCCTGTTCGAGGGCACCGTTGTTCAGAACGGCAACGGGGAGGACGAGGACTGA